In one window of Oceanococcus sp. HetDA_MAG_MS8 DNA:
- a CDS encoding metal-dependent hydrolase, translated as MSEVMSPAQPATGAVHTHWPKGAPFPVRKPNLAFEEVAPRWFKNNPILTRHMDTLSSLFPDGERFFVEAVRAYQKDVKDPALAREIRAFIGQEARHSEQHTHYNAGAGDVVEWSRKRCERLVKWGRKRLSKRLQLAATVCAEHFTATLGEHLLRREDIHQTFADPNMQRMWLWHAVEENEHKTTAFAVFKEQGYSEWLRILAMPPTTLALLYLIVPAHVEMVRRDGHMRDWRSWMQGLQTMLGPNGFYTRAIADYLDWYRPGFKPEDHDTQALLAQWKRELGFDQTDGVGGLH; from the coding sequence ATGTCTGAAGTAATGAGTCCCGCTCAACCGGCCACAGGCGCCGTGCATACGCATTGGCCTAAAGGTGCACCTTTTCCAGTGCGTAAGCCGAATTTAGCCTTTGAAGAGGTGGCACCCAGGTGGTTTAAGAACAACCCCATTCTGACCCGGCACATGGACACGCTGTCGTCTCTGTTCCCCGATGGAGAGCGCTTTTTCGTGGAGGCGGTGCGGGCTTATCAAAAAGACGTTAAGGATCCTGCTCTGGCCCGTGAAATTCGCGCCTTTATCGGTCAGGAGGCCCGTCACTCTGAGCAGCATACGCATTACAACGCCGGTGCCGGCGATGTTGTGGAGTGGTCGCGCAAGCGTTGCGAGCGCTTGGTGAAATGGGGTCGCAAACGGCTTTCGAAACGGCTGCAACTTGCTGCGACTGTGTGCGCCGAGCATTTCACGGCCACCCTGGGCGAACATTTATTGCGACGCGAAGATATCCACCAAACCTTCGCTGATCCGAACATGCAGCGCATGTGGCTGTGGCATGCCGTAGAAGAAAATGAACATAAAACCACGGCCTTTGCTGTATTTAAAGAACAGGGCTACTCAGAGTGGCTGCGTATTTTGGCGATGCCCCCAACCACCTTGGCCTTGTTGTATCTGATTGTTCCAGCACATGTAGAAATGGTGCGCCGGGACGGGCATATGCGAGATTGGCGTAGCTGGATGCAAGGCTTACAGACCATGTTAGGTCCGAATGGCTTTTACACCCGGGCCATTGCTGATTACTTGGATTGGTATCGACCAGGATTCAAGCCTGAAGACCACGACACCCAGGCCTTGCTCGCACAGTGGAAACGGGAACTGGGCTTTGACCAAACCGATGGCGTCGGTGGCTTGCACTAA
- a CDS encoding YhbY family RNA-binding protein yields the protein MTLNGARRRELRAAAHSLKPVVQLGAKGLTDAVHGEIDLALNAHELIKVRLAGMDKTQRRSSAMLIAERHAADIVGEIGNIAIFYRPQPEQSVEP from the coding sequence ATGACATTAAATGGCGCTCGACGGCGCGAACTTCGAGCCGCGGCTCATTCCCTCAAACCTGTAGTACAGCTCGGAGCCAAGGGGCTAACGGATGCTGTTCATGGGGAAATTGATCTGGCGTTGAATGCGCATGAGCTGATTAAGGTGCGCTTGGCAGGAATGGACAAAACCCAGCGGCGCAGCAGTGCAATGCTCATTGCCGAGCGACATGCAGCGGACATTGTCGGAGAAATTGGCAATATCGCCATTTTCTATCGCCCACAGCCTGAGCAGAGCGTGGAGCCTTAA
- a CDS encoding DUF3228 family protein encodes MASVTLTDFARRRLFPQPLRNTSVQDLGPEEFEAMLNEQEPERVIPGYAPFCQLWVYPNHTQTRCSVIPITAHNQHALRSAYEARSPRELPVLVRWFEGQEAPRARYLLPILYSQEQLAKEGSPIDAQWGVVGCLYTLEPAEIPMAPITMLRNALGVEEGGSGVQLDREAYATSVEFWQQHANWR; translated from the coding sequence ATGGCGAGTGTGACGCTGACAGATTTCGCCCGCCGACGCCTGTTCCCGCAGCCATTGCGTAATACATCTGTGCAAGACCTTGGGCCTGAAGAGTTTGAGGCTATGTTGAATGAGCAGGAGCCGGAACGCGTGATTCCCGGCTATGCGCCGTTTTGCCAGCTATGGGTGTACCCAAACCATACCCAAACACGGTGTTCGGTGATTCCTATTACCGCGCACAATCAACATGCTTTGAGAAGTGCTTATGAGGCCCGGAGCCCGCGAGAGCTTCCCGTGCTCGTGCGCTGGTTTGAAGGTCAGGAGGCGCCGCGAGCACGGTACCTTTTGCCGATTCTATACAGCCAGGAACAGCTGGCCAAAGAGGGCAGCCCTATCGACGCGCAATGGGGCGTTGTTGGCTGCTTGTACACCTTAGAGCCTGCGGAAATTCCCATGGCGCCTATCACCATGCTGCGCAATGCCTTAGGAGTGGAGGAGGGTGGCTCCGGCGTTCAGCTAGATCGCGAGGCTTACGCCACTAGCGTGGAATTCTGGCAGCAGCATGCCAATTGGCGTTAG
- a CDS encoding 4a-hydroxytetrahydrobiopterin dehydratase: protein MSDLHEAHCEACEGQEAALDAQQVRTLMAPLDARWTHNADERRLEASFKFKNYYQTMAFLNAVAFIANREDHHPDIQFGYNTVHMHWQTHSVDGISRNDLICAAKVDRLLL, encoded by the coding sequence ATGAGTGATCTACATGAAGCCCACTGCGAAGCCTGTGAGGGCCAAGAAGCGGCGCTGGATGCGCAACAGGTCCGCACACTGATGGCACCACTTGACGCGCGCTGGACCCACAATGCGGATGAGCGTCGACTCGAGGCCAGTTTTAAGTTTAAAAATTACTATCAGACCATGGCCTTCTTGAACGCCGTTGCCTTCATTGCAAATCGCGAAGACCATCACCCCGATATCCAGTTTGGGTACAACACGGTGCACATGCATTGGCAGACGCACTCTGTGGACGGAATCAGTCGCAACGACCTGATTTGCGCTGCCAAGGTAGACCGACTTTTGCTCTAA
- the orn gene encoding oligoribonuclease has translation MKNALNLVWLDLEMTGLDPENHRIIEIATVVTDSNLQVLAEGPSLAIHQPDEELQKMDDWCVRTHGASGLTERVRQSSVTCAQAEQQTLEFLQRWVEPGQSPLCGNSIGQDRRFLRRYMPDLAAFFHYRNLDVSTLKELARRWAPEVFKGIEKEGRHLALDDVRDSIAELAYYRRHLFLPDYH, from the coding sequence ATGAAGAACGCTTTAAATTTAGTGTGGTTGGATCTGGAAATGACGGGGCTGGACCCCGAGAATCACCGCATTATCGAAATTGCTACGGTAGTGACGGACTCCAATTTACAGGTCTTGGCAGAGGGGCCGTCGCTTGCCATTCATCAACCTGATGAAGAACTGCAGAAGATGGACGATTGGTGCGTGCGCACCCACGGTGCCAGTGGCCTCACCGAGAGGGTGCGGCAAAGCTCGGTGACTTGTGCCCAGGCCGAGCAGCAAACCTTGGAGTTTTTGCAGCGTTGGGTGGAGCCAGGACAATCCCCTTTATGTGGCAACTCTATTGGCCAGGACCGGCGTTTTCTGCGACGGTACATGCCCGATCTTGCGGCCTTTTTCCACTATCGCAATCTTGATGTGAGCACGCTCAAAGAGTTAGCTCGGCGCTGGGCCCCTGAGGTGTTTAAGGGCATTGAAAAGGAGGGGCGTCATCTTGCTTTGGATGATGTGCGCGACTCCATCGCTGAACTCGCATACTACCGGCGTCACCTTTTTCTTCCGGATTATCACTAG
- a CDS encoding H-NS histone family protein, translated as MSIDISTLSAAELEKLRESIDGTIAARRAEERQRVIDQIRGILAENNMSWDDLPRARGGSSTRGSKVAPKYRDPNNPATTWSGRGRKPKWVEAHLAAGGSMESLEI; from the coding sequence ATGAGCATCGATATTTCTACGTTATCTGCTGCCGAGCTAGAGAAGTTACGTGAGTCTATTGACGGAACCATCGCGGCTCGCCGCGCTGAAGAGCGCCAACGCGTTATCGACCAAATTCGCGGCATCTTGGCCGAAAACAACATGAGCTGGGACGATTTGCCACGTGCACGCGGCGGTAGCTCGACTCGGGGCAGTAAAGTTGCGCCGAAGTACCGCGACCCCAACAATCCGGCTACGACCTGGTCTGGGCGCGGACGCAAGCCCAAGTGGGTCGAAGCCCATTTGGCAGCAGGTGGCTCCATGGAGTCGCTGGAAATCTAA
- a CDS encoding NAD-dependent protein deacylase gives MTEALLHTVARLREAQQILVLTGAGMSAESGLPTYRGQGGLYNRGQRLQGFTIEECLSASMLRRRPDICWMALHQLLDAGAQPQPHAGHLALAQMETLLRGLTVVTQNVDGLHQMAGSHSVVEMHGHIHGLRCDTCRDQDAAAKNRAWRQRREVPICGHCGGVLRPPVVLFEEALPLGAVESYEACLALRPEVVLVVGTSAGFAYIQQPVWQLQAEGAWAVDINPVPSAVSPAVNWHWQTTAAQGLTQLAQALRDTTTVA, from the coding sequence ATGACCGAAGCCTTGCTGCACACGGTGGCGCGTCTACGCGAGGCTCAGCAGATCTTGGTCCTCACTGGGGCCGGCATGTCGGCGGAGTCTGGTCTGCCCACCTACAGAGGGCAGGGTGGTCTGTATAACCGGGGCCAGCGTCTACAGGGGTTCACTATTGAGGAATGCTTGTCTGCCAGCATGCTCAGGCGGCGCCCCGATATTTGCTGGATGGCCTTGCATCAGCTACTGGACGCAGGTGCTCAGCCTCAGCCACACGCAGGACATCTGGCACTCGCGCAGATGGAAACACTACTGCGTGGTTTGACCGTGGTCACGCAAAATGTAGACGGCCTGCACCAAATGGCTGGCAGCCACAGCGTTGTGGAGATGCACGGGCATATTCATGGCCTGCGATGCGATACCTGTAGAGATCAGGATGCGGCGGCCAAAAATAGGGCCTGGCGCCAGCGGCGGGAAGTCCCCATCTGTGGACACTGTGGCGGTGTGCTCCGCCCGCCCGTGGTGCTTTTTGAAGAGGCGCTTCCCCTAGGCGCCGTGGAGTCCTATGAGGCCTGCTTAGCCTTGCGCCCGGAGGTCGTTTTAGTGGTTGGTACCAGCGCTGGTTTTGCCTACATACAGCAGCCAGTTTGGCAGCTGCAGGCCGAAGGCGCTTGGGCTGTCGACATCAACCCCGTGCCCAGTGCTGTTAGCCCTGCGGTGAACTGGCATTGGCAAACCACTGCCGCTCAGGGCCTGACACAACTCGCTCAGGCCCTGAGGGACACAACTACAGTCGCTTAA